In the Bartonella apihabitans genome, ATGCTACTTATTTTTATATAAAATTATAATATGATTATTAAAAAATACGTTTTAATAATAAAATTAAAATATAAAACATTTAAAATTATAATATAAAAATAAATTCTTATATTTTATTTAATGTAATATGTTATATATATAAAATATTCGTTTATTTTTATTTAAAAACAAAAATTGTTTTTATTTACAAAATATAAGAAATTTAATTTCTGATACCGCATAACAAATAATAATCAACAACGAGTTGATTTATTCCGTTTTGATAATAATTTTCCGTTTTTGGCCTTCCGCTACAATTATAGCATTCAATAACAAATGCGTTATGTTACATTGATTGCACCATGATAGATGAAAATTAATGACTTGTTTTGAACAAGGTTCAGAGCTCGAGGATTTTTGAAACATAAACTTGGATAGAGATCAAAGTGAGTCACTCTAAAGATTTTTCTGAAATATCCGGAAAACCCACCTCGTTGACAAGCTCAACAATGAGCACAGCAATGAGGGGGATAGTGGTGTGCTTGTTTTTCTTCTGTTTATTTGTTTCATCTGTCTTCTCGTCATCAGCTTCCGAACTCAAAATTGCACTACAAGACGATCCTGATAGTTTGGATCCGGCCTTATCAAAAACCTTTTCAGGACGGCTTGTTTATACCGCCATATGCGATAAACTTGTTGATATTTCCCCGGATGCCGGTTTTGTTCCTGAACTTGCTCAAAGTTGGTCTTTTTCTGAAGACGGCAAGATTTTGAAAATGAGTTTACGAAAGGATGTCTTCTTTCACGATGGCACTTTGTTTAATGCCGATGCAGCAGTCTATTCTTTAAAACGTACAATCGGTTTTTCACAATCCGTTCGGGAAAACGAACTTGATGCTGTTGCTTCTGTCGACGCAACAGGCCCTTCGAATTGACAATCAAATTAAAATATCCCGATGCTGCACTATTGTCGCAACTCGCTGATCGGGCAGGCGTAATGGTATCCCCAAAAGCAGCACGTGAAATGGGAACAGATTTCGGGTTGAAGCCTATTTGTGCGGGACCGTTCCGCTTTGTCGAGCGCGTTCCACATGACAGAATTGTTTTGGAAAGATTCGATCGCTACTGGAACAGCCAACAAATCAAACTTGACCGTCTCACTTTTTTATCGATCGAAGATCCATCCGTGCGTTTTTCGAATTTGCGTGCCGGAATTGTCGATATGGTTGATAGGCTTTCGTCAAGCGATTTTGCCAAAGCAAAAGCGGCATCCAGATTAGAAACGAACAGAATAGCGAGCGAAGCTTATATTGCTTTGACAATCAATATCGCAAATGGTGACAAAGCAATGACGCCACTCGGACAACAGAAATTGCTGCGTCAGGCATTTTCGTTTGCTATTGACCGTGCATCTATTCGTGACAACGTTTATGACGGTGCAATGGTTGTCGGCAACCAGCCTTGGGCACCGGATACAGTTTGGTATAATTCAGGTTTTCCGGTTTCCCCGCGCAATCTGGAAAAAGCCCGCCAGTTAATAGAACAAGCCGGTTTTGCCAATCAGAAAATAGATGTCCAGATTTCCCATAGTAATGACCCGACAATTGTGCAGGTGATGCAGGCAATCCAGAAGATGGCCAATGAAGCCGGCTTCAATGTCAGTCTTCGTCCTAAAGAAGAAACCAAACTTGCTATAGATAATAAGAGCGGAAAATTCGAAGTTTCTGCACAAAGGTGGAGCGGCCGGATTGATCCGGATGGAAATATCTCCCAATTTGTTACCTGTGAAGCGGGGGACAATATAGGTAGATATTGTAATCACGATCTCGACGACAAACTCTCTTTGGCAAGAAAGACCTCCGATCCTGCCGAACGCGCCGATCTTTATCATCATGCTATCGCTATTCTTCAAGATGATATGCCGATCATCTATCTCGGACATCCTGATTATATCTATGCTTACACCAAAAAACTCCACGGTTTCCGGCCTTATCCGGATGGACTGATCCGTTTTTCCGATATGTATAAAAATTGATCTTCGTCCCCTGTTTTGAAGTGTGGGCAGAACGAAAGATTTTGTTCCACGGCTGAAATCGGTATGTTCGGAAGCCGTTTTCATAATTTGGGAAAAACATCCTGAAGAAGATAATGAATTCCCCAAGATAGGGAATTTTCTGAGACATTGAATTTGTTAACACGAGGAATTTTTTGTTGAGTGGCAGGCCCTGAATTTTTTTCAGTTCAAAGAAAAGTAAGTTCGAAAATTGTCTAACGAAAACGCCGCTCCATAAACGCCATTTCTGTCTCTCGTCACGCGAAATTTAGAAGAATGAATACGCATTTAAGGGTAAAAAGAGTTTGAGAGACGCTGGCATTCATCGTTTTAATTATTACATGTGGTACACATTGATCATTGCAAACAATTTGCAGCATAAAGATTGGAGATAAAAAATATGTCAAAAACGGCGTTGCTGGAGTGGACCGGTTTCGAGGGGCTGCCTGATTTTTCAAAAATTCATGATGAAGATTTCAAGCCAGCTTTTGAAGAAGCATTAAAAGATGCCGAAGCCGAAATTGAACAAATTGCGGCCTCTCCGGAACCTGCCACGATTGACGGTTTTTTGCAGTCGTTCGAGCTTGCAGGCAAGTCCCTTGACCATGTATGTTCGGTTTTCTTTCTCCGTTCGGGTGCCTATAGCAATGATCTGATCCAGCAATTGGAACAGGATTTTGTACCGAAGCTATCGCGTTATTCTTCAAAATTGATGATGGATCCGCGACTTTTTGCAAAAATTGATGCCCTTCATGAGGAAGCAAAAAAAGCAAAATTCGATGCCGAAACCACGCGTGTGATCGAACTCACATGGAAAGGGTTTGTCCGCAACGGCGCGCTTCTTGACGAAAAGAATAAAAAAAGGCTGGCCGAGATAAACGAACGATTGGCTTTGCTCGGCGCACAGTTTGGCCAACATGTATTGAATGACGAAGCCGATTGGGTTCTTTATCTCGAAAAAGAAGACTTGGCCGGACTTCCTGACGATCTTGTTGCAACAATGAAAGAGACGGCAAAGGAAAGGGGAAAACCGGACTCCTATGCACTGACGCTTGCGCGTTCGGTTGTGGAGCCGTTTCTGACTTTTTCCGACCGGCGGGACTTACGCCAGATTGCCTTTGAAGCTTGGGCAAAGCGTGGCGAAAATGGAAATAAAAATGACAATCGGAAGATCATCAGCGAGATTGTGGCATTGCGCGATGAAAAGGCAAAGCTTCTTGGCTTCAAATCCTTTGCTGCATTCAAACTCGACAACACAATGGCTAAAACGCCCGACAATGTCATGAAGCTTTTAATGCCTGTCTGGAAGCGGGCTGTTGCCAAGGCTGAAAAAGAAGCAGAGGAGCTGCAAAAACTGGCGGCCCAAACAGGAAGCAATGACGAGTTGGCTGCTTGGGATTGGCGCTATTATGCAGAGAAACTGCGCACCAAATTATTCTCGTTCGACGAGGCTTCGGTCAAGGTCTATTTTGAACTGAATAAAATGATTGAAGCCGCTTTTGCGACCGCAAAAAAGCTTTTTGGTGTCACTTTTGAAGAAAAGCATGGAGTACCGCTTTGGCATGAGGATGCGCGGCTTTTCGAGGTCAAAAATCCTGATGGCAGCTTGCGCGGGCTTTTTATTGGCGATTATTTTGCCCGCCCGAGCAAACGCTCCGGTGCATGGATGAGTGAATTACAAACCGAACATCATCTGGGAAAAGGGCGCAAACCGATCATCTATAATATTTGTAACTTCGCCAAACCGCCCAAGGGAAAACCGGCACTTTTGTCATTGGATGATGCGCGAACCCTGTTTCACGAATTCGGACATGCCCTCCATGGTCTGTTATCGGAGGTTAAATGGCCATCGGTTTCGGGAACTTCTGTGGCAAGAGATTTTGTCGAACTTCCTTCGCAATTGTTCGAACATTGGGTCACTGTTCCGGAAACCTTGAAAACTTACGCAAGGAACGTCAAAACCGGTGAACCCATGCCGCAAGAATTGCTCGACAAGGTTCTCGCTGCACGCACGTTCAATGGTGGTTTTGACGCCGTCGAATTTACGGCTTCCGCGCTTGTTGACATGGCCTTCCATGAAGGCGGAAAAGTCGATGATCCGACCGAATTCGAGAAAAAAGAATTGCAAAAATTGGGTATGCCGAAGGCCATCATTATGCGCCACCGTCCGCCCCATTTTACGCATGTATTTACCGGTGACGGTTATTCGGCAGGCTATTACTCTTATATGTGGGCAGAAGTTCTCGATTCAGATGCGTTCGAGGCTTTTGAAGAAACCGGCAATGCCTTTGATCCGAAAACAGCAGAAAAACTGAAAAAATATATTTATTCAGCCGGTGGCAGTCGTGATCCGGAAGAACTTTATAAGGCTTTCCGTGGCCGCTTGCCGAGCCCTGATGCATTGATGAGAAAACGGGGTATTTGAGTAGTGGAGCCTTGTTACTTGTTATAGGTGTTGATTAACCGAAAGGAGAAAATTTTCCTCCTTTCGGTTTTTAAGGTTTTATCTTGTGGCGTTTTTGGGTTAAAAATCTCGCCGGGAGATGCTTCTTTTGAAAATTAGTCGTTAAATTGCGGTTATAAATGAAAGAAGCAAACCTGAATATGATACAAAAAGCGGGGGAAATAGCTCAGAGGATGAGCTTGTTTCCATCGCTTTGACAGCTTACTCATGCAGGAGTAAGAATTATTGGAAAAACTCTAAAATTCGGATTTTGAAAAATGGAAAAGTTTACAACACTGACGGGTGTTGCAGCCCCAATGCCGGTTGTCAATATCGATACCGATATGATTATTCCAAAAAACTATTTGAAAACGATCAAGCGGACGGGGCTGGGCAAAGGGCTTTTTGCAGATATGCGTTATCGTGATGACGGATCTGAAAATCCTGATTTTGTTTTGAACAAACCTGCTTATCGTCATGCCAAAATCATTGTCGCCGGAGATAATTTCGGTTGCGGTTCGTCTCGTGAACACGCGCCTTGGGCATTGGCCGATTTCGGGATACGTTGTGTTATTTCAACTTCATTTGCCGATATTTTTTATAACAATTGCTTCAAAAACGGTATTTTGCCAATTATTGTTAGTCCGGAAGATTTACAAAAACTGATGGAAGATGCAGAACGCGGTGCTAATGCAACCATGACCATCGACCTTGAGAAAAAGGAAATCCATGGACCTGATGGTGGAACATTGAAGTTCGATCTTGACGAATTTCGTCGGCACTGCCTGCTGAACGGACTTGATGATATTGGACTGACTATGCGCAAGGTGTCCGAAATTGATTCTTTTGAAAAAAAGAATGCAAAGGAACATCCATGGGCTTGAATTAACGAGCTTTAAAAAATTAAACCGGATTTTGAATTAGCCGCTTGAGAGCGCGCTGAATAAACCACGCTTTTGATAGCTGTAATGGAGCATGTAATTTAATATGGCTAGACCAGACCATAGTCATAACTGGGCCTCTCGCCTCTCTCCAAGTTTGAATGAACTCGATTCTATTGCCCGAAATTCTTTTGCCAATTTGCCTTCAAAATTTCGGGTTCTTTGTGAAGACCTTGTTATATGTGTCACGGATTTTCCTGATGACCAGATGATGGATGATATGGGACTGGAATCTCCGTTCGAGCTTTTGGGCTTGTTTGAAGGACAAGGCATTAGCGAGCGGTTTTCTTTGAATACTGGCAATGAAACGAACCGGATTACACTGTTCAGGCGCCCAATTCTTGATTATTGGTCTGAAAATGATGAAGCGCTTGGCGATATTGTAACCCATGTTCTTATTCAGGAAATCGGACGTAACTTCGGTTTATCGGACGACACATTGGATGAAATAGAAGAAGCTGTCGAATAAGATCCAATTACACAATAACGATCACCGTTTGTCCGCTTTATTCGCATTTGCTGCAACAGAGGGGCTACCGGCATTTTTCAATCACTGTATTCCTTAACTTTCCCGCATTTCCACACAATCACCAAGCGTAAAAAATCGGACAGAATAGTTTCGAGAACTGTTTTATTCGAAAATTTTCCGGACAATCGCCAGAAAGTCGAGAAAACCTTTGTGGTCACCAAGGTTACTTATAATCAATCCTTTGAAATATGTGACTATAAGAATGAGTGAAAAGAAGCCGATCGCTTTTATAAACAATTTTACATCGGTCTATTGAACCGTCGAAAAATTGTCGGCACGCCCTGCGTGTTTACCATTTCGAGGAACCCAGGAATCTTCATCTTTCAGAGGTTTCGGGTTGTCAGGATCACCGAGAAGACCATTATTCTGGCCCGCCATATCATAAAAACCAACAGGTGCAATCCGGTCGACATCGCGTGGTAAAACAGAAATAACAGGCCCGTTCGGATCGACTTTGATATTTTCCTTGTCATCCTTCGAATTCAAATTGAAAATGCTATCCAACGGTTTTTCAAGGTAGAAAGCGAGTTTCTTTTTTCCGGCAGTGGTAAAATTTATCCCGTCATTGGCGCGCAGTCGGGCTGTCTGTCCGTTTACATCGTAACCGGAAAGCGCGAAATTTCCTTGTTCATCAACAAAACCTTCCCACACATCGATAAAATGTCCGCCTGCTGCTTCCACCTGTTGCTTATAAAGTCTGTTGAAAGATGCTATTGCGATGCTCAAGTCCTGATCTTTGAAAGACGGGTTTCCCAACCATAAGAATGGTTTGCCGGTTTGCTTGAGAACATTTGTAAGTGCGGTAATCCGTTGACGATAATTGTCTTTCCATTTGCTGGCGTTGACATCAATAGTCTCGCCATTCATTTTGATAGGTTGATCATCATTGGCACCAAGTGTCATGACAATGACATCCGGCTTTTCTTTTTCTACCAGCTTCGGAATATTATCTATCCAATTATAGTGGTTGTCGCGAATGAGACCGGATGACAGATTTGTTGAAATCAAAACAACAATATCGGTGTTTTCTGCGTAAAGCTGGCTTAATCCGTCACCGGCAGCATTGGCGACAAAATCCCCCATCACCAGAATACGTTTCGCGTTCTGTGCTTTCTGATTGGCTTTTTGCTGTGCAGGCGTTTTGACAACGCGTTTTTTCTTCACCGGCGGTGGTGGCGGTGGATAGACCGGTTGCACTTCCTGTTTGCGTCCGAAGATAATATCAAAAATATTTCTTGCATCTGCGACTGCCGGTGCAAATGCCAATACAATGACTGGAAACAGAAACAGGACAAAACGTGCAAGTCTTTTCATCAACAATTTTCCGGAATTAACGGCTACGAAGAATTGTCAATAATTCACGGCTCGGATTTCCATCAACGGGCAAACCATTGCGACTTTGATAAGTCTCGATTGCTTTTTTGGTGACCTCTCCGTTTTTGCCGTCGATATTGCCGTGATAGTACCCCATTTTATTTAGTCTCGTTTGTAGTTCCTGACGTTCCTGAATATTGAGTGGCGAAAACGGTCTGTTCCAATCTTTGACCAATCCCGGACGGCCGGCAATGCGGTCAGAAAGTAGACCAACAGCCAAAGCATAACGGTCGGCACTATTGTAACGCTTGATGACAAAGAAATTTTTTGTAACCAGAAAGACCGGTCCCTTCCGGCCATCGGGCAATTTCAAATTTGCTTTATCGGAAGGGTAGGGGAATGGTTTGCCATTTGCCCGCTTTACACCCATTTTTGTCCATTCGGAAAGCGGCAACGAGCCCGGGGGGAATTTACCATTTTCAGGAAGGATAACTTCATAGCCCCAAGGACGCCCCTCTTGCCAACCATTTTTCTTCAAAAGATTGGCTGCTGTTGCCAGAGCATCGGGAACCGACGTCCAGATATCGCGCTTTCCATCCCCATCCATATCAACAGCGTAGATCAGGTAACTTGTCGGAATGAATTGTGTGTG is a window encoding:
- a CDS encoding ABC transporter substrate-binding protein; this encodes MRGIVVCLFFFCLFVSSVFSSSASELKIALQDDPDSLDPALSKTFSGRLVYTAICDKLVDISPDAGFVPELAQSWSFSEDGKILKMSLRKDVFFHDGTLFNADAAVYSLKRTIGFSQSVRENELDAVASVDATGPSN
- a CDS encoding ABC transporter substrate-binding protein, which gives rise to MTIKLKYPDAALLSQLADRAGVMVSPKAAREMGTDFGLKPICAGPFRFVERVPHDRIVLERFDRYWNSQQIKLDRLTFLSIEDPSVRFSNLRAGIVDMVDRLSSSDFAKAKAASRLETNRIASEAYIALTINIANGDKAMTPLGQQKLLRQAFSFAIDRASIRDNVYDGAMVVGNQPWAPDTVWYNSGFPVSPRNLEKARQLIEQAGFANQKIDVQISHSNDPTIVQVMQAIQKMANEAGFNVSLRPKEETKLAIDNKSGKFEVSAQRWSGRIDPDGNISQFVTCEAGDNIGRYCNHDLDDKLSLARKTSDPAERADLYHHAIAILQDDMPIIYLGHPDYIYAYTKKLHGFRPYPDGLIRFSDMYKN
- a CDS encoding M3 family metallopeptidase, producing MSKTALLEWTGFEGLPDFSKIHDEDFKPAFEEALKDAEAEIEQIAASPEPATIDGFLQSFELAGKSLDHVCSVFFLRSGAYSNDLIQQLEQDFVPKLSRYSSKLMMDPRLFAKIDALHEEAKKAKFDAETTRVIELTWKGFVRNGALLDEKNKKRLAEINERLALLGAQFGQHVLNDEADWVLYLEKEDLAGLPDDLVATMKETAKERGKPDSYALTLARSVVEPFLTFSDRRDLRQIAFEAWAKRGENGNKNDNRKIISEIVALRDEKAKLLGFKSFAAFKLDNTMAKTPDNVMKLLMPVWKRAVAKAEKEAEELQKLAAQTGSNDELAAWDWRYYAEKLRTKLFSFDEASVKVYFELNKMIEAAFATAKKLFGVTFEEKHGVPLWHEDARLFEVKNPDGSLRGLFIGDYFARPSKRSGAWMSELQTEHHLGKGRKPIIYNICNFAKPPKGKPALLSLDDARTLFHEFGHALHGLLSEVKWPSVSGTSVARDFVELPSQLFEHWVTVPETLKTYARNVKTGEPMPQELLDKVLAARTFNGGFDAVEFTASALVDMAFHEGGKVDDPTEFEKKELQKLGMPKAIIMRHRPPHFTHVFTGDGYSAGYYSYMWAEVLDSDAFEAFEETGNAFDPKTAEKLKKYIYSAGGSRDPEELYKAFRGRLPSPDALMRKRGI
- the leuD gene encoding 3-isopropylmalate dehydratase small subunit, producing the protein MEKFTTLTGVAAPMPVVNIDTDMIIPKNYLKTIKRTGLGKGLFADMRYRDDGSENPDFVLNKPAYRHAKIIVAGDNFGCGSSREHAPWALADFGIRCVISTSFADIFYNNCFKNGILPIIVSPEDLQKLMEDAERGANATMTIDLEKKEIHGPDGGTLKFDLDEFRRHCLLNGLDDIGLTMRKVSEIDSFEKKNAKEHPWA
- a CDS encoding metallopeptidase family protein; translation: MARPDHSHNWASRLSPSLNELDSIARNSFANLPSKFRVLCEDLVICVTDFPDDQMMDDMGLESPFELLGLFEGQGISERFSLNTGNETNRITLFRRPILDYWSENDEALGDIVTHVLIQEIGRNFGLSDDTLDEIEEAVE
- a CDS encoding SGNH family hydrolase, encoding MKRLARFVLFLFPVIVLAFAPAVADARNIFDIIFGRKQEVQPVYPPPPPPVKKKRVVKTPAQQKANQKAQNAKRILVMGDFVANAAGDGLSQLYAENTDIVVLISTNLSSGLIRDNHYNWIDNIPKLVEKEKPDVIVMTLGANDDQPIKMNGETIDVNASKWKDNYRQRITALTNVLKQTGKPFLWLGNPSFKDQDLSIAIASFNRLYKQQVEAAGGHFIDVWEGFVDEQGNFALSGYDVNGQTARLRANDGINFTTAGKKKLAFYLEKPLDSIFNLNSKDDKENIKVDPNGPVISVLPRDVDRIAPVGFYDMAGQNNGLLGDPDNPKPLKDEDSWVPRNGKHAGRADNFSTVQ
- a CDS encoding lytic murein transglycosylase — translated: MKIKTNNFPQITDSRITRRFAVFGGACFIGALCSLPALANGSDIAFRRWIAAFKTTALNAGITPATFNLAFKGVDSPDPEVLKKAAYQPEFTDPTWNYFDNRVQDNAIATGRAHGKKWAKWLGAIEKRFGVDRNILLAIWSIESDFGEAMDRDTAMRDAIRSLATLGFGDKRRAKYAQTQLIAAMKILQSGDIDRAHLQGSWAGALGHTQFIPTSYLIYAVDMDGDGKRDIWTSVPDALATAANLLKKNGWQEGRPWGYEVILPENGKFPPGSLPLSEWTKMGVKRANGKPFPYPSDKANLKLPDGRKGPVFLVTKNFFVIKRYNSADRYALAVGLLSDRIAGRPGLVKDWNRPFSPLNIQERQELQTRLNKMGYYHGNIDGKNGEVTKKAIETYQSRNGLPVDGNPSRELLTILRSR